A region of Rhizobium grahamii DNA encodes the following proteins:
- a CDS encoding glycosyltransferase family 41 protein, with product MNTNISFAAASKDYQKGQYLKSLEVLNKLVDTQRDVKTYVLLAKNLLKLGFKAEAASAYSLAGELDTLAESPYTREAALLYFAVGDEEQALLQALRIMSLARSDADVAYVLASIHLKQGRKDLLSPYRKVISESSNPEHVRFAVHLLSDDILDITNETLVGNLFKKFPDILPLRLLKLVFSREVCDFDVAAKEFLPIKKLLEDGNLSFLGRDNPFYNLHWCEDEKLNALASHNPAIQLKEAAERRKAVPHAWGDKIRIGYLSSDLWAGHATMKLLRRVLELHDRNKFEITLFCHTDEKYLEHEAGRIDRSSWGDVCIVRDMDDEAAARAVRERNIDILVDLKGHTFGGRSRILNYGGAPIQAAWLGFPGSVNDVDLDYQIGDRFVLPASSEANYHEKLVRMPDSYQPNDSENRPKPKPMSRAQAGLPEDAFVFASFNANRKINTEVLDIWCRILKRTPNSVLWLMLSSPRTQANLLNYINKQGISSERIIFCPRVSYEEHIDRQQAADLGLDTFPVNGHTTTSEQLWGGLPVLTVKGTNFASRVSESLLNTIGLPELVALDKQAYEDMAVELATDPGRLVEYRQRIRENAVIKPLFDADRFRLHLEKAYEMMVEREKLGQAPDHFDVPALPARSEPFFSFD from the coding sequence TTGAATACCAACATCTCGTTTGCAGCGGCGTCCAAGGATTATCAAAAAGGGCAGTACCTCAAGTCGCTCGAAGTCCTGAACAAGCTGGTCGATACCCAACGAGACGTCAAAACATACGTCCTGCTGGCCAAGAACCTCCTGAAGCTTGGCTTCAAGGCGGAAGCGGCCAGTGCCTATTCGCTTGCCGGCGAGCTCGATACCCTGGCAGAGTCACCCTATACCCGTGAGGCAGCCCTGCTCTACTTCGCTGTGGGCGACGAGGAACAGGCACTGTTGCAGGCGCTCAGGATCATGTCCCTGGCGCGCTCCGATGCCGATGTCGCCTACGTGCTCGCCTCCATTCATCTGAAGCAGGGCCGGAAGGATCTCCTCAGCCCCTATCGCAAGGTGATTTCGGAGAGCAGCAACCCGGAGCATGTTCGCTTCGCCGTGCATCTGCTCAGCGACGACATTCTCGACATCACGAACGAGACGCTCGTCGGAAACCTGTTCAAGAAGTTTCCCGACATCCTGCCGCTGCGGCTTTTGAAGCTGGTCTTCTCGCGAGAAGTCTGCGACTTCGACGTCGCGGCCAAGGAATTCCTGCCGATCAAGAAGCTGCTTGAGGACGGCAATCTCAGCTTCCTCGGTCGCGACAATCCCTTCTACAATCTGCATTGGTGCGAAGATGAGAAGCTGAACGCGCTTGCTTCGCACAATCCGGCAATCCAGCTGAAGGAAGCCGCCGAGCGGCGCAAGGCCGTGCCGCATGCCTGGGGTGACAAGATCCGTATCGGCTACCTTTCGTCCGACCTTTGGGCCGGCCATGCAACGATGAAGCTGCTGCGCCGCGTGCTCGAACTGCACGATCGCAACAAATTCGAAATCACACTCTTCTGCCACACGGACGAAAAGTACCTGGAACACGAAGCCGGAAGGATCGATCGTTCGAGCTGGGGCGATGTCTGCATCGTCCGCGACATGGACGACGAGGCTGCTGCACGCGCGGTCCGCGAGCGGAATATCGATATTCTCGTCGACCTGAAGGGTCACACCTTCGGCGGACGTTCGCGCATCCTGAACTACGGCGGCGCGCCGATACAGGCGGCCTGGCTAGGCTTCCCGGGCAGCGTCAACGATGTCGATCTGGACTATCAGATCGGCGACCGTTTCGTGCTGCCGGCATCGAGCGAAGCGAATTATCACGAGAAGCTCGTCCGCATGCCCGATAGCTACCAGCCGAACGACTCGGAGAACCGCCCGAAGCCGAAGCCGATGAGCCGCGCGCAGGCGGGACTGCCCGAAGACGCTTTCGTCTTCGCTTCGTTCAACGCAAACCGCAAGATCAACACCGAGGTTCTCGACATCTGGTGCCGGATCCTGAAGCGGACGCCGAACAGCGTGTTGTGGCTGATGCTTTCGTCGCCGCGCACGCAGGCGAACCTGCTCAACTACATCAACAAGCAGGGCATCTCGTCCGAACGGATCATCTTCTGCCCTCGCGTCAGCTACGAGGAACATATCGATCGCCAGCAGGCGGCCGACCTCGGCCTCGACACCTTCCCCGTAAACGGCCATACGACCACGTCGGAACAGCTGTGGGGCGGCCTGCCGGTTCTGACGGTCAAGGGTACCAACTTCGCTTCGCGCGTCAGCGAGAGCCTCCTGAATACCATTGGGCTGCCGGAACTCGTTGCACTCGACAAGCAAGCCTACGAAGACATGGCCGTCGAGCTGGCCACGGATCCGGGCCGGCTTGTCGAATACAGGCAGCGCATCCGGGAGAACGCGGTCATCAAGCCGCTCTTCGACGCCGATCGCTTCCGCCTGCATCTGGAGAAGGCCTACGAGATGATGGTCGAGCGCGAGAAGCTCGGGCAGGCGCCAGACCACTTCGACGTGCCGGCGCTCCCGGCCCGCAGTGAGCCCTTCTTCAGCTTCGACTAA
- a CDS encoding flagellin, translating into MTSINTNTSAMAALQTLRNVNNGLKDTQNAVSSGLRVGKASDNAAYWSIATTMKSDNKALSAVSDALGMGAAKLDTAYTAVDSSIDIVGEIKAKLVAASEKGVDKGKLQDEITQLQAQLYSVAQSASFNGENWVNNAGGTVSVVSSFVRGTNGTVSIKTTDYSLGATNTLFNGTTSGGILGATGTASSKSVFGFTIGANTTQGDIDNLLTDVESALKNMTTLGSQLGSLQTRVDIQTDFVSSLSDSIDTGIGRLVDADMEEESSKLTALQTQQSLAIQSLSIANSSSQNILQLFR; encoded by the coding sequence ATGACAAGCATTAACACGAACACTTCCGCAATGGCGGCTCTCCAGACGCTGCGTAACGTCAATAATGGCCTGAAGGATACGCAGAACGCCGTTTCGTCTGGTCTGCGCGTCGGCAAGGCATCTGACAACGCTGCTTACTGGTCGATCGCAACGACCATGAAGTCGGACAACAAGGCTCTTTCGGCTGTTTCCGACGCCCTCGGCATGGGTGCTGCAAAGCTCGACACCGCTTACACGGCTGTTGACAGCTCGATCGACATCGTCGGCGAAATCAAGGCCAAGCTCGTCGCAGCCAGCGAAAAGGGCGTCGACAAGGGCAAGCTTCAGGACGAAATCACGCAGCTCCAGGCACAGCTCTACAGCGTTGCCCAGTCTGCTTCGTTCAACGGCGAAAACTGGGTCAACAACGCAGGCGGCACCGTCAGCGTCGTTTCCTCCTTCGTCCGTGGCACCAACGGCACCGTCTCGATCAAGACGACCGACTACTCGCTCGGCGCAACGAACACCCTGTTCAACGGCACCACGAGCGGCGGTATCCTCGGCGCGACCGGCACGGCTTCCAGCAAGTCGGTCTTCGGCTTCACGATCGGTGCGAACACGACGCAGGGCGACATCGACAACCTGCTGACGGACGTTGAAAGCGCTCTGAAGAACATGACGACCCTCGGCTCGCAGCTCGGTTCGCTGCAGACCCGCGTCGACATCCAGACGGACTTCGTTTCGTCGCTGAGCGACTCGATCGACACCGGTATCGGCCGCCTGGTCGACGCCGATATGGAAGAAGAATCCTCCAAGCTGACCGCGCTCCAGACCCAGCAGTCGCTGGCGATCCAGTCGCTGTCGATCGCGAACTCTTCTTCGCAGAACATCCTGCAGCTGTTCCGCTAA